The Engystomops pustulosus chromosome 4, aEngPut4.maternal, whole genome shotgun sequence genome contains a region encoding:
- the CALR gene encoding calreticulin produces MARIVLLALPLLAALLCVSADPNVLFKEEFADGDDWQKRWVQSKHKEDYGLFKLSAGKFYGDAEKDKGLQTSQDARFYAQSARFTPFSNKDKTLVIQFSVKHEQNIDCGGGYVKLFPSKLDQSDMHGESEYNIMFGPDTCGPSTKKVHVIFNYKGKNLQINKDIRCKDDVFTHLYTLIVRPDNTYEVKIDNSKVESGNLEDDWDFLPPKKIKDPEAKKPDDWDERPKIDDPEDKKPEDWDKPEHIPDPDASKPEDWDEEMDGEWEPPVIQNPEYKGEWKPRQIDNPDYKGKWVHPEIDNPEYTPDSDLYFYEDFGVIGLDLWQVKSGTIFDNFLITHDEKYAEDSGNQSWGVTKEAEKKMKEQQDEEERKKQEEEEKKRKEEEPQEEEAEDDDEDDDEEEDREKEEEKEEDEDEEDTLQKDEL; encoded by the exons ATGGCCCGCATCGTCCTCCTCGCCCTCCCTCTGCTGGCGGCGCTGCTCTGTGTCTCCGCAGACCCCAATGTCTTATTCAAAGAAGAATTCGCAGATGGAG ATGATTGGCAAAAGCGCTGGGTACAGTCCAAGCACAAGGAAGACTACGGCCTGTTCAAGCTGAGCGCCGGCAAGTTCTACGGAGACGCCGAGAAAGACAAAG GACTGCAGACCAGCCAGGATGCCCGTTTCTACGCCCAATCTGCCCGCTTTACCCCTTTCTCTAATAAGGACAAGACATTGGTCATCCAGTTTAGCGTCAAGCACGAGCAGAACATTGACTGCGGAGGTGGATATGTGAAGCTCTTCCCCAGCAAGCTGGACCAGTCTGACATGCACGGGGAGTCCGAGTACAACATCATGTTTG GTCCTGACACTTGCGGTCCTTCTACAAAGAAGGTGCATGTAATCTTCAACTACAAGGGAAAGAACCTGCAGATCAACAAGGACATCCGTTGTAAG GATGATGTCTTCACCCATCTGTACACCCTGATTGTGCGCCCTGACAACACCTATGAGGTGAAGATTGACAACAGCAAAGTGGAATCTGGAAACTTGGAAGATGACTGGGACTTCCTTCCCCCCAAGAAGATCAAGGACCCTGAAGCCAAAAAGCCTGATGACTGGGATGAGCGCCCCAAGATTGATGACCCAGAGGACAAGAAACCAGAG GACTGGGACAAGCCTGAACACATTCCTGACCCAGATGCATCCAAACCTGAAGACTGGGATGAAGAGATGGACGGAGAGTGGGAGCCCCCTGTAATCCAGAACCCTGAGTATAAG GGAGAGTGGAAACCCCGTCAGATTGATAACCCTGACTACAAAGGAAAGTGGGTTCACCCAGAGATTGATAACCCAGAATACACCCCTGATTCTGACCTGTATTTCTACGAGGACTTTGGTGTGATCGGCTTGGATCTCTGGCAG GTGAAATCCGGAACCATCTTTGACAACTTCCTGATTACACACGATGAGAAATATGCGGAAGACTCTGGCAACCAGTCATGGGGGGTCACCAAG GAGGCAGAGAAGAAAATGAAGGAACAGCAAGATGAGGAAGAGCGCAAGaagcaggaggaagaggagaagaagaggaaagAGGAAGAACCCCAGGAAGAGGAAGctgaagatgatgatgaagacGATGATGAAGAGGAAGACAGagaaaaggaggaggagaaggaagaggacgaggatgaggaggacactcTTCAGAAGGATGAGCTTTAA